One Kushneria konosiri genomic window, TCCATGAAGCAGCCAAGAATGGCAAACACCACCACGAGAATCAGAAGCAGCGAAAACTGCGACAGACCTGCCTCGGCAACGCGGTCGACCAGTGCTTCGCCGACGCCGGACAGCGCCGTGGCGTAGGCAAACAGCATCGAAATGAACACGATGAACAGCACGTTGCCGCTCATGGTCAGCGTGCGCGACAGCGCCGACTTGAGCATCGCGATATTGAGTCTGCGATACAGTGCCGAGATGGCCACGGCGCCGACCACGCCCAGCGCACCCGCCTCGGTCGGGGTGGCGATGCCGGCGTAGATGCTGCCAAGAATGAACACGATCAGGATCGTAAAGGGCAGCACGTCCGCGGCGGCGCGCAGGTAATCGGTAAACGTGCGTTGCTGGGTATCTTTGGGAACCAGCGAAGGTTTCGCCAGCGCACGCGCGATGATGAAGAGGCTGTAGCAGGCACCGAGCAGAATACCGGGCACCAGACCGGCGGCGAACAGCTGGGCGATGGAGGTTTCGGTAAAGGTGGCGTAGATGATCATGGTGATCGACGGCGGGATCAAAATGCCCAGTGTGCCGCCGGCCGCCAGTGAGCCTGCCACGAATCGGCGGTTATAGCCGCGTGCCGACAGGGCCGGCAATGCCACGGTCGACATCGCCGCCGCGGTTGGCGCACTGCCGCCGGCGACGGCGGCAAATACGCCGCTACCCACGATGTTGGTATGCAGTAACCCGCCTGGCAGGCGGCGCATGAAGGGGGCGATACCGTTATAGAGTCGCGCACTGAGCCCGCTGGCCAGCAGGATCTCCGCCATCAGAATGAACAGCGGAATCGCAGCCAGCGTGAAGCTGTTGGCGGCTCCCCAGCTGACCAGCCCGAGAGCCTTCCAGCCAGCGACGCCCTTGATCAGCCACAGGTAGGCCAGCGCTGCCGCGCCAACGGCGAATTGAACCCACAGCCCGCCAACAATCAAC contains:
- a CDS encoding TRAP transporter large permease — translated: MDALIAFGVLLVLIVGGLWVQFAVGAAALAYLWLIKGVAGWKALGLVSWGAANSFTLAAIPLFILMAEILLASGLSARLYNGIAPFMRRLPGGLLHTNIVGSGVFAAVAGGSAPTAAAMSTVALPALSARGYNRRFVAGSLAAGGTLGILIPPSITMIIYATFTETSIAQLFAAGLVPGILLGACYSLFIIARALAKPSLVPKDTQQRTFTDYLRAAADVLPFTILIVFILGSIYAGIATPTEAGALGVVGAVAISALYRRLNIAMLKSALSRTLTMSGNVLFIVFISMLFAYATALSGVGEALVDRVAEAGLSQFSLLLILVVVFAILGCFMEGLGMIAIIVPVIFPTLMAMGVDPVWFGVFVVILVELGQLTPPLGVILFVVASSDAETRVEDVVMGVLPFFAIILAFLVLLIAMPDIVLWLPQLTSGG